A segment of the Vibrio sp. YMD68 genome:
AATTTTATTCAGGGCTAAGCCTTTAGCTTTACCAAACTTAATGTATTCAGAGCTCAGCACTTCAAGCATTTCAGAGCGAACTAATCGAATGAACAATGGCAGCATGATCGATGCAAGAGAAATACATGGCAGCACGAGATGGCGAAGGCCATCAACGGTAAAGAAACCCGATTCCCAACCTAGTACATTCGCGGTTTCGCCTCGACCGTAGGAAGGTAACCAACCAAGTTCAATCGAAAAGACATACATCAGCATGATCGCAGTAAGGAAAACAGGAACGGATATACCAATACTACTGAATGCCATGACCGCTTTCGTGAAGACACTTTTCGGGTGAATGGCCGAATACACACCCAAAGGAATCGAACAGAAGACAATGATTAGAGACGCACCAAAAACGAGCTCTAATGTGGCGACCAGCTTATCTAAAATGACATCAACAGCTGGTCGTTTGAAGAAGTAAGATGTACCTAAATCGCCTTGTAAGGCGGCGCCAATAAAGCGCGTATATTTTGTAATGAAGGGATCATTCAGACCTAGCTCGTCTCGCATAACTTGACGTTC
Coding sequences within it:
- a CDS encoding ABC transporter permease; this translates as MFTFLVKRLFQALIVMFVISLVAFAIQDNLGDPLRELVGQSVSEAERQVMRDELGLNDPFITKYTRFIGAALQGDLGTSYFFKRPAVDVILDKLVATLELVFGASLIIVFCSIPLGVYSAIHPKSVFTKAVMAFSSIGISVPVFLTAIMLMYVFSIELGWLPSYGRGETANVLGWESGFFTVDGLRHLVLPCISLASIMLPLFIRLVRSEMLEVLSSEYIKFGKAKGLALNKIYYQHALKNTMLPVLTVGGVQIGTMVAYTILTETVFQWPGTGFLFLEAINRVDTPLITAYVIFVGLIFVVTNTIVDLLYGVINPTVNLTGKGS